The genomic stretch TGAAATCTCGCCGTGCATCGATTTCTTCCGTTCAACGTCAGTTGCGTATAGGTTATAACCGTGCAGCCAGACTAATTGAGCAAATGGAAGCTGCGGGACTGGTTTCACAAATGCAAAGTAATGGAAATCGTGAAGTATTAGTGCCTAACCGCGAATAATTGGCATTTCAAGGCGCTTTTGAGCGACTATTTTATCTGGAGTATTATGAAAATTCGCTTTCAATTAATATTGGTATTATTGTTTTCGTTCTTCCTCTCATTTTCAGCGAGTGCGTCCAGTCTCGATAAACTGAAAAACTTTATCCAGCAAACCCATTCAGCAAAAGCGCATTTCACTCAATCGGTATTCAGTAAAAGTGCTCGCCCTGGCCAGGAATCGAGCGGCACGATGCAATTTATGCGGCCTGGAAAATTTCGCTGGACCTATGAAAAGCCCTATGAACAATTGATTGTTGGTGATGGAGTTAAGCTTTGGGTGTATGACGCAGAACTTAATCAGGTAACAGTGCGAAAACTGGATCAGGCAATTGGAAGTTCACCTGCGGCATTACTTGCGGGGAATAATGAAATTGAAAAATTCTTTACTTTGAAAGATGTGGGCTTGAAAGAAGGGTTAGAATGGCTCGAAGCAACACCAAAGGGAAACGAAAGCACCTTTGAAAGTGTGCGCATGGGTTTTGGACCAGCGGGTCTGCAGGTTATGGAATTACATGATAATTTTGGCCAGATTACGCTGATTCGTTTTTCTGCAATTGAGCGCAATCCTAAAGCTGTGGCCGATCTGTTTAAGTTTGTGCCGCCTAAAGGCGCGGATGTGATTGGTGAGTGATCTATTTACTCAGCCATCCGTACAACCCCCTTTTGCGGAGCAGTTACGCCCCAAAATACTGGATGATGTAATCGGCCAGTCGCACTTGTTGGGTAAAGGCAAGCCACTTCGTTTGGCTTTTGATTCGCGCAAATTGCACTCCATGATTCTTTGGGGACCCCCCGGTGTTGGAAAAACCACGCTTGCTCGGCTCACGGCAAATGCTTTTGACGCTGATTTTATTGCGCTTTCTGCTGTGTTGTCCGGTGTAAAAGATATTCGAGAAGCGATAGACAAAGCAAAGTTGAATTTGGAACAATATGGCAAGCATACCATTCTGTTTGTTGATGAAGTGCATCGCTTCAATAAATCCCAGCAAGATGCTTTTTTGCCTTTTGTAGAATCCGGGCTGGTTACGTTCATTGGCGCAACAACTGAGAATCCCTCTTTTGAAGTGAATAGTGCTTTGTTATCTCGTGCACAGGTATATGTGCTTCAAGCACTGAATGAAGCGGAACTGACTCAACTTTTTGATCGTGCTCACCAACAGTTTATGCCTGACCTGGCGATTTCTGACGATGCAAAGGCGTTGCTGGTAGGCTATGCAGATGGCGATGCACGGCGACTACTTAATCTGCTTGAGCAGATTAATACAGCCGCAATGACTTCCGAAGTATCGCAAGTTGATGAGCCGTTTGTGCGTGAAGCATTGGCTAAGAGCGGGCGGAGGTTTGACAAGGGCGGGGAGGAATTCTACGATCAGATTTCCGCCTTGCACAAATCGGTGCGTGGATCGAATCCTGACGCAGCTTTATACTGGTTGTGTCGTATGCTGGATGGAGGTGCAGATGCACTTTATCTCGGCAGACGTATCATACGCATGGCATCGGAAGATATTGGCTTGGCTGACCCTAGAGCGCTCCGGTTAACGCTGGATGCAGTTGAAACATATGAACGGTTGGGAAGCCCAGAGGGTGAGTTGGCCTTGGCCCAAGCTATTATTTATCTTGCAGCAGCACCTAAAAGCAATGCGGTTTATGTAGCGTATAATAATGCCCGCGCATTTATCAAAAATGACAAGACGCGGCCTGTTCCGCTTTATTTACGTAATGCGCCAACAAAACTCATGAAAGAACTGGGTTACGGGCATGCTTATCGCTACGCGCACGATGAACCTGATGCGTACGCAGCGGGTGAAAATTATTTGCCAGAAGGTATGGCAGACATGAATTTTTATGAACCAACCCCGCGCGGATTGGAAGCAAAAATTGGCGAACGGCTTGCTTATTTGCGGTCGCTGGATGAACAAGTTAGAAAAAGAAAATAAAATCTGGAGTTTTCATGTTAGATATTCAACTATTGCGCAATGATCTGGAAGGTGTGGCGCAGCGCCTCTTA from Sulfurirhabdus autotrophica encodes the following:
- the lolA gene encoding outer membrane lipoprotein chaperone LolA, with the translated sequence MKIRFQLILVLLFSFFLSFSASASSLDKLKNFIQQTHSAKAHFTQSVFSKSARPGQESSGTMQFMRPGKFRWTYEKPYEQLIVGDGVKLWVYDAELNQVTVRKLDQAIGSSPAALLAGNNEIEKFFTLKDVGLKEGLEWLEATPKGNESTFESVRMGFGPAGLQVMELHDNFGQITLIRFSAIERNPKAVADLFKFVPPKGADVIGE
- a CDS encoding replication-associated recombination protein A, with translation MSDLFTQPSVQPPFAEQLRPKILDDVIGQSHLLGKGKPLRLAFDSRKLHSMILWGPPGVGKTTLARLTANAFDADFIALSAVLSGVKDIREAIDKAKLNLEQYGKHTILFVDEVHRFNKSQQDAFLPFVESGLVTFIGATTENPSFEVNSALLSRAQVYVLQALNEAELTQLFDRAHQQFMPDLAISDDAKALLVGYADGDARRLLNLLEQINTAAMTSEVSQVDEPFVREALAKSGRRFDKGGEEFYDQISALHKSVRGSNPDAALYWLCRMLDGGADALYLGRRIIRMASEDIGLADPRALRLTLDAVETYERLGSPEGELALAQAIIYLAAAPKSNAVYVAYNNARAFIKNDKTRPVPLYLRNAPTKLMKELGYGHAYRYAHDEPDAYAAGENYLPEGMADMNFYEPTPRGLEAKIGERLAYLRSLDEQVRKRK